The following are encoded together in the Osmia lignaria lignaria isolate PbOS001 chromosome 6, iyOsmLign1, whole genome shotgun sequence genome:
- the LOC117607645 gene encoding uncharacterized protein LOC117607645 isoform X2 — MREYRLLAILAILGLTVTQPGNSLKCYVCYGEDCNNLNQDKIAECPALPIPPTDKPTGAPPEVTTSGTTAAPPEVTTNVTTTTGAPPEVTTSGTTGAPPEVTTNGTTGAPPEVTTNGTTGAPPEVTTNGTTGAPPEVTTNGTTGAPPEVTTNGTTGAPPAVTTNGTTGAPPEVTTNGTTGAPPEVTANGTTGAPPEVTTYGTTGAPPEVTTNGTTGAPAEVTTNGTTGVLPETLNVVVRTERKRRSVIGRFPLVQPLDENEAIWQCFVINRGENNEIRGCASKNVTVCTDDMKGCTVCDSDECNSATSQVAFTFMVLSSLVALILMR, encoded by the exons ATGAGGGAATACAGGCTTCTCGCTATACTGGCTATTTTAGGACTTACAGTTACACAACCAG GAAATAGTTTAAAATGTTACGTTTGCTATGGAGAGGATTGTAACAATCTAAACCAGGATAAGATAGCAGAATGTCCTGCGTTACCCATTCCACCTACCGACAAACCAACGGGAGCACCGCCAGAAGTTACAACTAGCGGAACGACGGCAGCAC CTCCAGAAGTTACAACTAACGTAACAACAACAACGGGAGCACCTCCAGAAGTTACAACTAGCGGAACAACAGGAGCACCTCCAGAAGTTACAACTAACGGAACAACGGGAGCACCTCCAGAAGTTACAACTAACGGAACAACGGGAGCACCTCCAGAAGTTACAACTAACGGAACAACGGGAGCACCTCCAGAAGTTACAACTAACGGAACAACGGGAGCACCTCCAGAAGTTACAACTAACGGAACAACGGGAGCACCTCCAGCAGTTACAACTAACGGAACAACGGGAGCACCTCCAGAAGTTACAACTAACGGAACAACGGGAGCACCTCCAGAAGTTACAGCTAACGGAACAACGGGAGCACCTCCAGAAGTTACAACTTACGGAACAACGGGAGCACCTCCAGAAGTTACAACTAACGGAACAACGGGAGCACCTGCAGAAGTTACAACTAACGGAACAACGGGAGTGCTGCCAGAAACATTGAACG TTGTTGTTAGAACTGAGAGAAAACGTAGAAGCGTAATCGGCCGTTTTCCGTTAGTACAGCCGTTGGATGAAAACGAAGCGATATGGCAATGCTTCGTTATAA ATCGGGGGGAAAACAACGAAATCAGAGGATGCGCTTCCAAAAACGTAACAGTTTGCACTGACGACATGAAAGGATGTACAGTTTGTGATTCAGATGAATGCAATTCGGCGACTTCACAGGTTGCATTTACGTTCATGGTTCTATCTTCGCTAGTAGCTTTAATTCTAATGAGATAA
- the LOC117607645 gene encoding uncharacterized protein LOC117607645 isoform X1, which yields MREYRLLAILAILGLTVTQPGNSLKCYVCYGEDCNNLNQDKIAECPALPIPPTDKPTGAPPEVTTSGTTAAPPEVTTNGTTGAPPEVTTNVTTTTGAPPEVTTSGTTGAPPEVTTNGTTGAPPEVTTNGTTGAPPEVTTNGTTGAPPEVTTNGTTGAPPEVTTNGTTGAPPAVTTNGTTGAPPEVTTNGTTGAPPEVTANGTTGAPPEVTTYGTTGAPPEVTTNGTTGAPAEVTTNGTTGVLPETLNVVVRTERKRRSVIGRFPLVQPLDENEAIWQCFVINRGENNEIRGCASKNVTVCTDDMKGCTVCDSDECNSATSQVAFTFMVLSSLVALILMR from the exons ATGAGGGAATACAGGCTTCTCGCTATACTGGCTATTTTAGGACTTACAGTTACACAACCAG GAAATAGTTTAAAATGTTACGTTTGCTATGGAGAGGATTGTAACAATCTAAACCAGGATAAGATAGCAGAATGTCCTGCGTTACCCATTCCACCTACCGACAAACCAACGGGAGCACCGCCAGAAGTTACAACTAGCGGAACGACGGCAGCACCTCCAGAAGTTACAACTAACGGAACAACAGGAGCACCTCCAGAAGTTACAACTAACGTAACAACAACAACGGGAGCACCTCCAGAAGTTACAACTAGCGGAACAACAGGAGCACCTCCAGAAGTTACAACTAACGGAACAACGGGAGCACCTCCAGAAGTTACAACTAACGGAACAACGGGAGCACCTCCAGAAGTTACAACTAACGGAACAACGGGAGCACCTCCAGAAGTTACAACTAACGGAACAACGGGAGCACCTCCAGAAGTTACAACTAACGGAACAACGGGAGCACCTCCAGCAGTTACAACTAACGGAACAACGGGAGCACCTCCAGAAGTTACAACTAACGGAACAACGGGAGCACCTCCAGAAGTTACAGCTAACGGAACAACGGGAGCACCTCCAGAAGTTACAACTTACGGAACAACGGGAGCACCTCCAGAAGTTACAACTAACGGAACAACGGGAGCACCTGCAGAAGTTACAACTAACGGAACAACGGGAGTGCTGCCAGAAACATTGAACG TTGTTGTTAGAACTGAGAGAAAACGTAGAAGCGTAATCGGCCGTTTTCCGTTAGTACAGCCGTTGGATGAAAACGAAGCGATATGGCAATGCTTCGTTATAA ATCGGGGGGAAAACAACGAAATCAGAGGATGCGCTTCCAAAAACGTAACAGTTTGCACTGACGACATGAAAGGATGTACAGTTTGTGATTCAGATGAATGCAATTCGGCGACTTCACAGGTTGCATTTACGTTCATGGTTCTATCTTCGCTAGTAGCTTTAATTCTAATGAGATAA